GCAGCATTGTTGAGGGCGGCCATGAGTGCGGTGCAATCCCACGATGGAGCGCCACCGTGGCCGGGAACAGAGGGAGTGCCGCCGTAGCCGGGAACTGGTGGCGGATTGGTGCCGAACGCCTGCCCATGCAAGGGAGCCAGAGAGGTGAAGGCTTGGGCGGGTGCTAGCGCAGGTGGCCGTGCGCCGAGCAGGCCAGCCCCGGTGTTCTGCCTCAGTACTGGAGACGCCTGGAGTTGCTGGCCTGTGTACGGGTTAAAGCAAACCCACGGGCCAACAGAGGATGCATGAGTGTTGGAGCGTTGACCACCGGAGTTGCCGCTCGCGTTGTAGCCGCCGTTGCCCTTTTTCTTGCGCCAATTGCCACCGTTGCGGCCACCGCTGGAGTTGCCGCCGCCGCGGTTGCCATCGCCGCGGTCCGAGCCGTCGTGGTGTTGGCCGGACGAGTTGGAGCTGCCTGCGCCATGGGACGGACCTCCGCTGTAGAGCGCAGTCTGGTTCCCCACGGCTGTGGAGTTCGCGAGCTGCGTCTCGCGCAGAGTGAGAAGAGAGCGCGTCTGGGCGAAGGACGGCAAGGGGCTCTGCATAGTGACGATCGTGGTGATGTCGGAGAAGCGCGGGTTGAGCCCACGGAGGCAGTTGAGGACGAGCGTTTGGTCGGAGACGGGTGTGCCGACGTCGCTGAGAGCATCCGAAAGGGCCTTGAGGCGATGACAGTAAGCGGTGATGGAGAGATCGCCTTGGACGAGGCCTCGAAACTCCGCCTCGAGGTAAACAGCGCGAGTCATCTGATTGTCCAGAAAAAGGTTGGTGATGAGCGTCCATGCTTCCTGGGCCGTTTGATCCTCCGCCATGATTATGTCGAGGATTTCGTCGGAGATGGACCCGTAGAGCCACGACCGAACGACGTAGTCGTCGCGAGTCCAGTCTGGCGTGCGGTCCGCCGCGGCAGTGATGGCGTTGACGTGGGGAAGCAAGTCATACTTGCTGAAGAGGACACGGACAAGCATCCGCCACTTGGTGAAGTTCGAGGCGGCGAGGTCGAGCGTGACGGGCACATGGGTGCGCACGCTGGCGACATGCACAGCTGGCGAGGCGGAGGCGGGCAGAGCAGCCGTGACGAGGGCGCCGGAGGTGGAGTTCATGGTTGATGGCAAGGTGGGGGAGGTGAGGCTGGAGCTTGTAGCGGACGCGGTGCCTGAGGCGGTTGTCATAGAGTGGAGGTGAGATCAGGGGTGGTGAGCGCCGGGGTTGGACGAGGATGGATCGAGGTTGCAGCTGATACCAAGAAAACAAGTAGGTTTGTGTATTGCACGCCACCTGAAGGGCGCCTTGTATTCACATATATAAGAATTACATGCCTTGCTAATCAAGGTGAATCAGAGAGATCCCAACCGAAATATACAACAAGGATTCGGTAGGATTACATTCCTACCcccgttttaaaatagatgacccaactttgtactaactttagtacaaaattggatcatctattttaaaacggaaAGTACCTGTGATATGAACAAAAGGAAATACTTTAACATGAATCGCCAGAGGCTGCGGCCACACGGCCGTAGTAGCGAGACCTGGCAGCGGAGACGGAGGCCCCGATGCAGTGCAAGATGGAGGCGGTTTGACGCAAGTACTGCAGCTGTATTTGCCTTGGGCATCAATTAAATATAATAGCTGATGTTTGTCTTGACGTGATGACGTAAACCAATGGTAGCTTCTTAATCTCCAGGTGAGAAAGTAGTACTAATTTATTGAATTGACGCAATATACTCTCCTTGACTAGTGCGTTTTTGAGACGGCGGGGCGGTGGAAATTTGTCTTGACGTTAGATCCTTGTGCCAATCCATCTCGGACGCAGCTTTGACTGATTCTTTGTAATTTGATCATATATGCCGCTGTGTTGGCTAGGTGTGCACATAACAACGGAAGACTGAACCAGAAACTGATTTTTTCCTCGCGTGagatactagtagtagtacaaacAGTCATAGAGGCTTCCGTTGAGCGTCGGTTTTGATCATACGAGCTAGCAACAATCAAACCGTCTTGGAAAGCAAAGTAGTACTTCTCCGTCGGGACTTGAAGCGCTCCTGTAACACGGCTGCTGTGGACGGAAGTTACGTGCTGTAGTATCAGGCTTTTAGCGGTGCGTAATGGACATCCAGTCGGTCTCAGCGACATGTGTCACCGCTCTAAAAAAAAATTCAATCCGGCTTTGGACTGGATCGCCTGTCGGTCATATCAACTTGGCAATTTTGCGGCAGTGTATCCGATGCAACTCTAGTTTCTCTTGGACCAGAACCTCGTCATACATCGAGCCCCAAGGTTAATCATGATTCGAAGCATAACATGGTGAATTTGCCGGCTCTGACCAAGTTTCGTCCCATGCCGGGTTATCTTGCATGATTGTTCCGTACCGGCTCTTCCTTATTCACTCAGGTTGCAATCTCCTCAATCCCTGAACTTCACGCCGACTCTTATTCATCCGGCAAACGCGAGCTTCTCGTTTCTTAAAGATCTCCCTTCAAGAATTTAactccaccgtgcgcgagccccacggtgagcgccaactgtcgtggatttgtcacggcagatgtcctagtgagaggacttagtcgtgaggccaacgcatctatgtggtagcttgagaggggttgagcggaatcgagaaacgcaacacaagacaagggtttagacagcttcgggccccgggaaacatcatccggtaatagccctacatgctgtttgaggctaggtctcattatgctcatgagggagtcgccgtaaaccggctctcctctaattgtgtctagccctagagattgtttcttcttgcttgttctctttggggagccctgcccctccttatatatgttgaaggggcagttTACATGACTAGTTCTAGTTGGATTaagattactctattacaagtggagtcctagtcttgcttcctttgtaggagaatattccttgtgctttcctcttaaaccggcctaccattaacataaaccagcctttcatgaaccgcccgttgggtcaccgggtcttgtcgctcctctgacccgcctgccggattacaaatgaatcgtaaaccgccaggtccaagcgggtcgccagtgaatcgccaaactccagccgggtcatacatccggcggtttataccgtggggtatatcccaacagtcccggttggtgtcatcaaccgggaccaaagcccccctgcgtgggctggccgcagcggccacgtggagacccatctgtcccggttcttataagaaccgggactaaaggccaagggcattagtaatgaccttttagtcccggtttcaaAACCGGGACAGAAAGTCCTTACGAACCAGGACAaatgaccatttttctactagtgagaaccGTGCACTGGCGAAGGACCCTACCGCCAACGAACTGGGCGGTGGGTTATTGCACCCTACCACCATGCAGGGCCATTATGCCACGTCAGCGAGGAACCCGTGACATGGTACCGGTTGCCGTTTTCCTACCCCCAGGTTTCGGCTGTAGGAAAATTGTCAAATCCCAAAATATTGTCAAACGTGGGTCATATCGGCTAAACTTTGTGCATAGGGTCAAAACACAAAAATCGGCCGGACTGTGCATCTAGCGATAAACCGGTGATCTATATCCACGTCATGTCGTTGGGTCGTGCGGTAGAATTTTTGTTTGCTGCGCACCACGTGCCCCACTAGGAGTATTTTTAGGTGGATTCTTCGGGCAGGACATGTTCCTTGTCATGCATGTTGCTCACATTTTTCACGCGTGCATGAGCGTTGGTCCGGTAAATCAACGATGGCCATGTCCAAGAGTGCCAGAATCTCAACCTCACGATACAAAATACAGCTTGATTTTATTTGATTAATCATAAGGgaaacaaaaagaaaagtgaaaacaaaAGATTGCGACATCAATTGTACCAAGAAATAAACAAACCGCGCTAAAAAAATTCAGACAGGACAACATCAAGATCCTCCTCAGACGAGTCGCCTTTCAGTGGCGTGGTGGGCACCGGAAATCGGTGGGGCAGACCTTGCCGCAGTTGTTGAGGATGAGGCGGAGGTCGACGGGGAGGTGGAGGTTGAGGCCGAGCACATTGGCGTCGATGTTTGCGCAGAGGCAGAGCGCCGCGTCCAAGCCGACGAGCCCGTCGAGGAGCGAGCAGCAAGGCTCATGGCGCGGCACGTTCACCTTGAGCTTGAGCAGGCCCAGCACGTCCACGCACGCCTTCAGCTTCAGCCCGTCCCTGGGGCACGACCCCTCGTAGCCGCCGTGGGCGCTCGCCGAGGCCACGACCATGAGCCCGACGGCCAGGAGGAGCAGCGCTCTGGGTGCCATGGCCATCTGCAACGGAGCAGGTGGTAGCGTGCAGGCTAGTGCGTGCGATCGAGCTGCCTGCGCTTGTGCTTGCAATGTGCTGTGCGCTTGCTCTGTGTGTGAGTGAGTGTGTGCATGGCGAGTGGTATTTATAGATGGAGATtatgtgtgatatgagatgggaaAGCGGTGTGAGATGAGATGGTGTGCCGCGCATGTGGTTCCGAGCTGGCCCGTCAGCGATCATTGCTTCCTTCGATTTGGACTCGTATGCATATATGCATCCGTGACTGCTTCGAATGTGTTTATATTCCGACTGCATGTTACGTCCAGTTCATGTATTTGTTTGCTTACTGGATTAAGCATGTGACATCGGTCGGCATGCAGTTAGTGGTGACTACGCAGTTTTTATCCCATACGCCCGTCCGGCTAGGGTTTTTCTCCTCTTAGGCGATTTCCGATCGTCTTTGAGTTTCTACCCGCATACTTCCGGCCTCCGGCTGCCCTCTGATTGATTACGATGTACATCCGCCGCTCGCACGGCCTGGGCTGTGCGGATCAGGTGACTGGAACGGTGACCGGCGATGGCATCTTCCTCAGATGCCAACTCCGCCACAAGTGGTGGCGGCTTTGACGCGACTGCAAAATCGAATCAGGGTGATTTCCTTGATCAACTGGATCTCAATGATGAGGAATTCGAGGATGTGGAGATTGATGAGGATGATCCCGAGATACAGGAAAGTGTTCGCTCGCTTGCCCTACCTAGGGTTCACACAAACAAAAATTTCAGCCCATCCGCCTTCTACAAACATATGAGAGATGCGTGGAATCCGGCGCAGAGTGTGAGATTTCGGCCGGTTGGCCCTAATCGGTTTGTCATCCAAGCATCTTGCTTGGGGGACTGGGAGTGAATCATGCTGCAAGGACCCTGGCTGTTCCGCAATATGGCAGTACTTTTGTTGCCGTATGATGGATTCTGTGAAGCGGAGGAAGTAGAGATCGTTCATATGCCAATATGGCTGCAAATCCACAAGCTACTAGTTCCATATTGTAAGTAGAATATTGTGGAGAAACTGCTGAAAGGAGCTGGAGAGATCATGGAGATGCATCTAAACGGAAACACACGAGGTGATTACATAAGGGTGATGGTGAAACATGATATCCGACAGGCCCTTACAAAATTTGTTAGTATTGTCCGTCGCAAGGACCGTCAAGTATTCCTGGTTCGCTATGAAAGGCTTGCTAGGTTCTGTAAGAGGTGTGGCCTTGTTGGCCATGAGCATAAAGAGTGTGGACTGGGAGTTCATGATGTGAAGTCACTCAAGTTCGGTGATTGGTTATATGCTGATAATCCTGGCAGCACCCGATCAGATGCAAGACCCAGTAGGGCGATTGGCGAAGATACTAGAGTGGATGGGACCCCTATGAGGGGTAAGACTGTTAGAGAATAGGAACCGATCGACCCAGAGGTCACGGATACTACATCAAGCTCGGTGAAAAAACCCGGAGACAGAATGGAAGTGGACAAGGACCCGAAGAAGAGACTGAATATGGATGAGGACGCGGATAAGCCTGGGGATGCGACAGGTACTGCAAAAGTGTTGCTTGCTATAACTGACGGAAGTGGCACGGATCTGCGTGACTGCATGAGGGTGCCTCGCCTACAAGCAGTACTTCAAGCAACAAAAGGTTGAAATTAGCCAAGGGAAGTGACAATAATGAGATGTCGGCGGCCTCCCTCGAGGAGGACCGCCGGATGCAATGAATGTATTATCTTGgaactgccgggggggggggggggggagaccgcCAGACAGTTCGTGAGGTGTTGGCCCTCTGTAAAGCCAATATCCCCAAGCTTGTTTTTCTTTGTGAAATGAGACAAGCTTCAAATAAAGTACATAAACTCAAGTGGAGACTTGGGCTGAAAGGATTTCATCGTGGCAATAGTGATTGAAGGAGCGGAGGTTTAGCACTCTTTTGGGACGAGTCTTTTACAGTAACAGTCTTGGACTCTTGCAATCGTTACGTCGATGTCCATATTGTCGACGGCGGCACCAGGGTCTCATGGAGAGGGACCTTCGTGTATGGTGAGCCGAGAGTTGAGAACAGACATATTATGTGGGATCACTTGTCTAGATTACGAGCGATCTCGCAGGATCCTTGGTTGGTTTGTGGAGACTACAACGAGGCGTTGTGGCAACACAAACACTTATCTAGATCAATGCGACCAGAGACAAAAATGTCGGCCTTTAGAGACTGTCTACTTGTGTGTGAGTTGGAGGACCTGGGGTTTTTTGGAATTCCTTTCACATACAATAACGACCAGCTGGGGGAGCGTAATGTGGAGGTGCGACTCGACCATGCTTGTGCAGATGAGGCATGGAGGGATTTATATCCGGCGGCAAGAGTACTTCATTTGGCTACTTCATGCTTAGAGCATGCACCTTTGTTGGTACAATTGCAGGAGGTACCAGATCATTGGCTGAGAGCACAAAACCCAAGGTATGAGATTATGTGGGAGCGTCATCCAGCATTCTCGGAGGTAATCACTAAGGCCTGGGCGAGCAACAAACCGACCGAGGGGCAGACCTCGATTGTAGGCTCCTTGGCAGGGATGATGAAAGAGTTAAAATGATggcactagtacgcgtcggtgctatacaaacggtttttaacccctttccgcgacgacatttggatccgtcgccaagtgagtgtgggcgatagggggggggtccttcccacatgacccagaaatcgtcggggataagccctcctgggacacaggctggggccgtgtgcgatcgggcgaggcatcgaaacccaatcatttccgtaggtatgtacatcccacatggtgaatcctagaaaaacatttccgtaggtatgtacatcccacacggtgaatcccagaaaatcatttccgttcgtatgtatatcacacacaatcaatccaaggaatacgtttccgttcttatgtacatcccacacagtcaatccagggaaaacgtttccgttcgtatgtacatcccacataatTTTATGTATATGatcatgtgtgaaaggtgtaactatcacacacgctctgccttggttaactgtttgctttcatgaactacatcacacacgatttgatgtagaaaactgtgtggcattgggctatccatcacaagcgcttttactgccagaaccgtttgcaaagtttcatgaccgtctgttctctttttgtttttgcctgtaatttattatttgaattggaaattctgaaatatgaaacatgcaattcaaattctcagcacaatggttcaacaacgaatccataaataaaattgccagtacaatatgatCAGTAATTACatgattaggcagcaattaactatgatgaaccacaatatttaaagacggtaaaggtgaagagacaagtgtaaatcattttgactgctgacggtgttgaagaagcggaatgcccataatgtgccttcctgcatgccataggcacgaaccacttttgtccaaccccttgtgacaatcgcccgcccatccttcaccgccttcaggaggacttctagagcattatcatggtagtatgaattatatactttaaccttagttgcctccactccggtcatgtagtttgcaaggtaatcatcagtaaatagcttcggaaaccactgaaaagagaaaaatatcagatactgaggtctaatagagtaaattgttgtgggcaggggggaaaatgcaacacattacttaccatcctaaagttcactgttgtcttcgacaaagtgtaaataaagagcttaattccaatcacccgtttctttcgcctaacaatctttcttagtttcctcacttgacgcttgttcatgaatatctcattgccccatacacaaaagagatcaaagcgtggatcagtaccgctcatatatgtacctacaagcaaacagtaaatgttagaagctaaactgagattgcacaaatgatgtaaaatacaactacctatgttcctaagtacaagtatttttttttgagatttcaatatgaactacatacagatgtatatagaattatagattagaatctagattcactcattttgctccttatgtagtctatattggaatctctaaaaatacttatatttaggaatagatggtgtataagacatgggatgcagctaaccttgacggcaaacaacagcatcgcccattgtagccctgtgtaagtgttggaaatatgctctagaggcaataataaaatagttattattatatttccttgttcatgataattgtctattgttcatgctataattttgttatccaaaaatcgtaatacatgtgtgaacacatagaccataacatgtccctagtgagcctctagttgactagctcgttgatcaatagatggttacggtttcctgaccatggacattggatgtcatagataacgggatcacatcattaggagaatgatgtgatggacaagacccaatcctaagcatagcactagatcgtgtagttcatttgctaaagcttttctaatgtcaagtatcatttccttagaccatgagatcgtgcaactcccggataccgtaggaatgctttgggtgtaccaaacgtcacaacgtaagtgggtggctataaaggtgcactacaggtatctccaaaagtgtctgttgggttggcatggattgagaccgggatttgtcacttcgtatgacggagaggtatctctgggcccactcggtaatgcatcatcataatgagctcaatgtgactaagtagttagtcacgggatcatgcattacggaatgagtaaagtgacttgccggtaacgagattgaacgaggtattgggataccgatgatcgaatctcgggcaagtaacgtaccgatagacaaagggaattgtatacgggattgattgaatcctcgacatagtggttcatccgatgagattatcgtggagcatgtgggagccaacatgggtatccaaatcccgctgttggttattgaccggagagttgtctcggtcatgtctacgtgtctcccgaacccgtagggtctacacacttaaggttcggtgacgctagagttgtagagatattagtatgcggttaaccgaaagttgttcggagtcccggatgagatcccggacatcacgaggagttccagaatggtccggaggtaaagatttatatataggaagtccagtttcggccaccgggagagtttcgggggtcaccggtattgtaccgggaccaccggaagggtcccgtgggtccaccgggtggggccacctatcccggagggccccatgggctgaagtggcgtgggaaccagcccatggtgggctggtgcgccccatccaagggcccaaggcgcctagggttggaaaccctagggggccgttgccccccgagggggcatgcgcccccgtggttggaaaccctaagggggccgttgccccccgaggggccgccgcccccctctagatgggatctccaagggggcatgcgcccccctagcccctatatatagtggaggggagggagggcagccgcaccctaagccctggcgcctccctctccctcccgtgacacctcttcctcctcaagtagcgcttggcgaagccctactggaatcccgctgcttccaccaccacaccgtcgtgctgctgtatctccatcaacttctccttcccccttgctggatcaagaaggaggagacgtctccgctccgtacgtgtgttgaacgcggaggtgccgtccgttcggcgctaggatcatcggtgatttggatcacgacgagtacgactccatcaaccccgttctcttgaacgcttccgctcgcgatctacaagggtatgtagatgcactcctctctctctctcgttgctagatggctccatagatggatcttggtgatgcgtagaaaattttaaatttctgcaacgatccccaacagtggcatcatgagctaggtctatgcgtagtttctatgcacgagtagaacacaagttgttgtgggtgtcgattttgtcaatttacttgccattactagtcttatcttgattcggcggcatcgtgggatgaagcggcccggaccgaccttacacgtacgcttacgtgagacaggttccatcgactgacatgcactagttgcataaggtggctagcggtgtctgtctctcccactttagtcggatcggattcgatgaagagggtccttatgaagggtaaatataaattggcatatcacgttgtggttttggcgtaggtaagaaacgttcttgctagaaacccatagcagccacgtaaaaaatttgcaacaacaattagaggacgcctaacttgtttttgcagggtatgctatgtgatgtgatatggccagaagaatgtgatgaatgatatatgtgatgtatgagattgatcatgttcttgtaataggaatcacgacttgcatgtcgatgagtatgacaaccggcaggagccataggagttgtcttaatttatttatgacctgcgtgtcaactgaaacgttatgtaattactttactttattgctaaccgttagccatagtagtagaagtaatagttggtgagacaacttcatgaagacacgatgatggagatcatgatgatggagatcatggtgtcatgccggtgacaatgatgaacatggcgccccgaagatggagatcaaaaggagcaaaatgatattggccatatcatgtcactatttgattgcatgtgatgtttatcatgttttacatcttatttgcttagaacgacggtagcataaataagatgatccctcgctaaaatttcaagaaagtgttccccctaactgtgcaccgttgcgaaggttcgttgttccgaagcaccacgtgatgatcgggtgtgataggttctaacgttcgcatacaacgggtgtaagccagatttacacacgcaatacacttaggttgacttgacgagcctagcatgtacatacatggcctcggaacacaagagaccgaaaggtcgaacatgagtcgtataacagatacgatcaacatgaagatgttcaccgatgatgactagtccgtctcacgtgatgatcggacacggcctagttgactcggatcatgtatcacttagatgactagagggatgtctgtctgagtgggagttcattaataatttgattagatgaacttaattatcatgaacttagtctaaaatctttacaatatgccttgtagatcaaatggcccacgctaatgtcagcctcaacttcaacgcgttcctagagaaaaccaagctgaaagacgatggtagcaactatacggactgggtccggaacttgaggatcatcctcatagctgccaagaaaacatatgtccttgaagcaccgctaggtgaagcacccgtcctagcaaaccaagatgttatgaacgcctggcaaacacgtgttgatgattactccctggttcagtgcggcatgctttacagcttagaaccggggctccaaaagcgtttcgagcagcacggagcatatgagatgttccaagagctgaaaatggttttccaagctcatgcccgggtcgagagatataaagtctccgacaagttctacagttgtaagatggaggagaatagttccgtcagcgaacacatactcaaaatgtctgggttgcacaaccgcttgtctcagctgggagttaatctcccggatgacgcggtcgttgacagaatccttcagtcgctcccacctagctacaagagctttgtgatgaacttcaatatgcaggggatggaaaagaccattcctgaggtatattcaatgctgaaatcagcggaggtggagatcaaaaaggaacatcaagtgttgatggtgaataaaaccactaagttcaagaaaggcaagggtaagaagaacttcaagaaagacggcaagggagttgccgcgcccggtaagcaagatgACGGGAAGAAGActaagaatggacccaagccttagactgagtgtttttattgcaagggaaacggtcactggaagcggaactgccccaagtacttagcggataagaaggccggcaatacaaaaggtatatgtgatatacatgttattgatgtgtacctaaccaacgctcgaagtagctcctgggtatttgataccggtgcggttgctcatatttgtaactcaaagcaggagctgcggaataagcggagactggcgaaggacgaggtgacaatgcgcgtcgggaatggttccaaggtcgatgtgatcgccgtcggcacgctacctctacatttacctacgagattagttttaaacctcaataattgttatttagtgccagctttgagcatgaacattgtatctggatctcgtttgatgcgagatggctactcatttaaatcagagaataatggttgttctatttatatgagagatatgttttatggtcatgccccgctggtcaatggtttattcttaatgaatctcgaacgtgatgttacacatattcatagtgtgaatgccaagaaatgtaaggttgataatgatagtcccacatacttgtggcaccgccgccttggtcacattggtgtcaaacgtatgaa
This DNA window, taken from Triticum aestivum cultivar Chinese Spring chromosome 1D, IWGSC CS RefSeq v2.1, whole genome shotgun sequence, encodes the following:
- the LOC123172621 gene encoding cortical cell-delineating protein, translating into MAMAPRALLLLAVGLMVVASASAHGGYEGSCPRDGLKLKACVDVLGLLKLKVNVPRHEPCCSLLDGLVGLDAALCLCANIDANVLGLNLHLPVDLRLILNNCGKVCPTDFRCPPRH
- the LOC123172609 gene encoding uncharacterized protein, with protein sequence MTTASGTASATSSSLTSPTLPSTMNSTSGALVTAALPASASPAVHVASVRTHVPVTLDLAASNFTKWRMLVRVLFSKYDLLPHVNAITAAADRTPDWTRDDYVVRSWLYGSISDEILDIIMAEDQTAQEAWTLITNLFLDNQMTRAVYLEAEFRGLVQGDLSITAYCHRLKALSDALSDVGTPVSDQTLVLNCLRGLNPRFSDITTIVTMQSPLPSFAQTRSLLTLRETQLANSTAVGNQTALYSGGPSHGAGSSNSSGQHHDGSDRGDGNRGGGNSSGGRNGGNWRKKKGNGGYNASGNSGGQRSNTHASSVGPWVCFNPYTGQQLQASPVLRQNTGAGLLGARPPALAPAQAFTSLAPLHGQAFGTNPPPVPGYGGTPSVPGHGGAPSWDCTALMAALNNAATPSTVGEWVMHSGATSHMASDPGPSHQGRDSSLQ